AATCCACCTGTTGTAGCCCCAAAGCACGGCAACATTTCAAACCAATTAACAATGCCTTCAACTCAGCTAGATTGTTAGTACCAGCCCCAAGATAGCATGAAGAAGAAAGCACCATATCTCCATGCATAGACTCCCCAGATTATCGAGACTGCAGCCATCAATATTCAACTTAAATCTTCCCTACCTTGGCTTCACCTAATAAACTAATTGAACTTGATCTGGTTGATTTGGGATAATAGGATATTCAAATCCCTCAGCCTTTCCTCATCAGTAAACGAAAGCTTTGTAAACTTAGATAAATTGCTTTGTACTTTCCCAAGCCAAACACAAATAGATCTCCAAATCTCTTCCGCCGATATGCATCTTCCTTCTATTCTTGCCTTACACCTGCATTGCCACAACTTCCAAGTAATAGTACAAGGAAGTAGACCCAAAATACAACCAACCTAGGACAAATGAGTAGCAGGTCTAAACCCAAGCAGCACTATCTCAGACCAACATTTTTTTGGGTCATACGGTATGCCCAAAATAACAGAAAACCTCGTCCAAATGGCAGAAGCAATGTCACCTGCGACAAGAACATGATTTAAATCCTCATATCTACCTCTCTCACAACAATCGCACTTGGAAGTAATAGGAATTCCAACTCTTCTCAATCTATCATCAACACTTAAATTGTTATGAAAAGCCTTCCACATtaatattgagatttttttttttttttgtaaagcttTATGCCACACCCAATAAGACCAAGGCAACAACTGAAGCAGTCAAATGAATACACTATCATGCACTCTTTGTAGAGAAACAACCATCTTTATTATTGACCCATAATAGAATATCTTGACCAGATTTTTATGCACCCAAGAACCGACatatttcatcctttttttgtAAACCAACAAGACTCTCTAAAACTTCAATATCCCAACCATTCGAGACTCTTAATTTAGCCAATGTCAACCTTGAGGTATCCACAACAGGAAGAGTATTGGCAAGAGGACCTCCATCTAGCTAATGATCCTACCAAAATGAAATATTCTCATCCCTcacactataaaaaaaaagcaaatttgCCGGCGTTGGTTATACGCCGGCAACTATCCACAAAAATGCCGCTAATTAATTCGCGGCATTTTTCTAACGGTGCAACCGTCCGCCGGTAATGGAGGGTCGCTATTTTCATTGTTCCGGCGTTTGCGCAAACGCCGGTATGtgtaaatctcattagtggCATTTGTATCATTTTAGCGGCATTTCTTGAAACGCCACCACAGTACCTACATTAACAGCGTTTCTCAAAACGCCGTTGCTACTACATTGTcgacgcatcatataaattagcgacatttatttaaatgccactaatagtacattggcgGCGGCACATTGAATTTGTTAACAGCATTTATATGACTGccaccaatttttaaaatagcggcgttacgataaatgccgctactagtaatttgccgacgcatcatataaattggcgacatttatttaaatgccactaataataTGTTGGCGGCGGCACATTGAATACTTTAATGGCGTTTATCTTAACGCCACCAATGACCTAATTTAATGGCAGTTATCTAAACACCGCTACAAGTAAACTGCCAACTCGTCATATAATTTGGCGGCATttctttaaatgccactaatcgTACATTGGCAAATTTTGTAACTGCGTTTATATAAACGACGCCAATTATAAAAAAAGCGGCGTTAGCATTAACGCCACCACATGACGTTGCCAgcacatcatataaattagcgGCATTTATTTTAACAGACATTTGTGATGTCGTGAACATATAATAGGATGCACTTGGAAATAATGAGGAATACAGTTGATGGGAATCATTTATCGAATGATGAACTACAGAAGTGGCACGAAGAccaattttgtaattggttcCAAGACTATGTATGGATTACACCCCATTCAATATTGTatcacaatattaatttattatgcctCTGTAGCTagtttttgtcattttaatcAATGCTAATAATGCAACCTTTCAGGTAATGAAAATGGATGACAATGGAAGAAGCAAATTGGGCCATAAAGTCATAATGCATTCTAAAGGACCCATGCGAGTTGCCAAAGAATTTAAACGATTTGTCATCAATGGCACAAAATATCGCACTAGGAATCacgaaaatggaaagaaaactcAGAATTGTGGTGTTAGTGTGTGTGCTGATCAAGATGGCCTTGCTTGGTATGGCCAATTAACAAGCATAATTGAGGTTATGTATTATGATGGGTCCCGATATGCgttattcaaatgtgattgggcaGACGTTACTCGGGGTAGAGGTTTCAAGGAGGACTAGTTTGGCTTTactattgtaaatttttctcatcTAGTACACACTAGTAGTTGGATAACTGATGATCCGTTTGTTTTATCTTCCCAagtatctcaagtattttatgtGGCAGATGAAAGATGCCCAAATTGGGTCATCGTCGTTAAGACAAAACCAAAAGACGTGTATGACACTGGTGAAGAGGAAGTGACTGACAACGATGAGGATGAATATTTCGTcaatgaatattgtattaacACTTCCAACGATGAAGCTATTGAATTTGGTATTGACGATGTTGTGTGGACGCGAAATGACATAGATGGAATGACAATCGAAACTCGCTAATAGTGTTGAGGTTTCGTTTATATTTCTATAGGCTTGTTtacatcaattttcttttatataggcCTATTTAGTGGTACTATTTTTGCTATATCGTTTTGTTGGTAGTtgggttttttaattttgttctataCTTTTGTAAAATCCAGGTACTTTGATTGTTACtatggtattcctccgccacaagtgagggtttattaataaatttgggcgGGGGTCACTAATGGACATGTGACTAccctctctttaattttttttttaaaaaatatgatatctcttatcacataaatttatctcatatcatgctcaaaatattattatttctattgatttgcatatatgcaacttttttttttttttggtataggtacaatgggtccaaaaaagaaggcaaagactACCATACCACACTTGCGAAGACAATCTACAAGACTACAAGCTGTCCATAGTGAGACACAATCTGATAGGGCGGCCCATTCATTACCCTCTGTCGATGGGCCACCCCTTTCCGTTAATAGGATGGTGGAGTCATCACCTTCTATAGATTGTCCTTCACAgccatcattatcttcacagcaagAGACCCAACCTTCTCCATCTAACCAAATGGGAGGACAACTATCCACACATACGGAGATGAGCAGAGAGACCGAGCCATGTACATCTGTACCAATAGCACCTAGTTCAGAAGCAGAAATGTCGACTCCTGTTCCGACATTGGAGATCGCTTTGTCGTCGTCGTAggtatgtttctgtttttcttactttttatttatttaactatgaatgaagatttacaaaatactaaCAATGTAACTAAATCCATTTTTTTAGATAGTAATGACGATCGAGTAAATAGACCATTGCACTCGATTCCTAACATTTGGCATCTTCCAGAAGGGGAGCGCATTGAAATAGAGCTCAATCTTCTTGGTCAACCTATAAAAAAGCAAGACTCAAAGGTGGTAAGGTTTGGTGGTCTGATAGCGAGAAGTAATAAGTTGGTTCcaataatttacaaagattggaGGTCGGTGCCTAATACCGTGAAGGAGGAAACGTGGGGTCTTATAaatgtatgattttttataacatcatattaaaacattattaataattaataggtatattttgaaatttgtttttagaaagcTACTCACACActtgtgtaaatttattttgactgtagggcaagtttaaagttcctgatgacaaattggatgtattcaaaaaatggatattaaaggacttggggaagaaatggaaagactacaagcatgagttgaagaaaaagttacttAATCAAAAAGACACATCTGCAGCACAAGTTGTGGCAAGGACAAGTCCCGATATGGTGGACTTAGAGCAACTGGCAGAGTTGGCCAATCTTTGGTTCGATCCAGAATATATGGTAACAGTGCGCacttttttgttatatatttataaagtcaaccagctagttattttcataattctcataatctttgtgatgttgtagtcaaaatgtaataaaaacaaggagTGTCGTAAGAAGTAGGTGATTGTTCACAGCGGAGGATCGaaaagtttagcaagatatgcccatgatgtggtatttatttaattaatatttatttattgttgaatatttgctagttctttgttttcgatatatgtgtttaatctaaaatattggaaGCAGAAAATATCAATTGGGGCATTGCCAAGTTGAGCCCAGTTGTTTGTCaagacccataagaaaaaggatggcacacactacaatgatgaaacgagaaagaaagtggtatgtttattttcaaatttattactttttaattttaatggatttataagatggagaataatgtgtatttttaatTGTCTATTACAGGTTAAGATGTACGAACTTTTAACATAGGACACAAATCCTATAGAGATGGGGTCTGGAGGAACTATGACTTGGAAATCAGATGATGTTTATTCGAAAGTTATGGGCTTAGAACGGCCTGGACGTGTGCACGGTTTGGGGTTTGGTCCAACCCCTACAAGGCAAACTTGTCAACATTCACTACCaacttcaaaccaagaagatggtatatcaaaggaagagtttgataaaatgcGGAATGAATTAACTGAATTGcggaacttagtaaacacatttatgcatgcacaggtgagcaccccacatatgtttagttgatatcagttaaccttattttggaatttttttaccCTAATTTGAATTTGTATTCAGGCTTCAagacaaaatcaaaatgagaatgaagaggaagagaaagatgaagaagaggaaaatgttgaagaggaggaagatcaagaggaagatgaagaacaggaagaggaagatgaagacaaTGATTGAGGGTCAGGATTACAAGTTAGactataattgagactatatttatggtatttgtcCTATATCGACGTTTGCTCTATTTAATGGTATTTGCAACTTTCCTTAATTAAGACTAAATTTATGGTTATGCCATATATCGACATTTGCTCTGTTTTGCTAAATTGGAATTAGGATGGATTATAAAAGGATGATTGATGGATTATGCATAtgttttactactctttttggaagttgtgaatcttagtatgatgtttaacatattttgtcataaagttCGCAAACgccacattcttttttaaaaaattagaataaatacgagatccatattaaaagattacatttttaataatagactatttttttcaaaaggaatattgtacgacacttgcacaatttttaaaatgaaagcaCAATACTTACATTACTGTATTATAGattacttattaaatattaaaggaaagaaattaaacgGCGTCACATTAAGATCTTGACGCGCAAACTCTCTTCTTTAATTCTATTTAACCTCCCTCCCTCCAGAACTGGAATGCAATATATGGCATTTACAGGTAGGGCATCCTAGAAATTCAGCTAAGATTTTGTCAgtattttcgtatcatttaaataagttttttttattatttttattatttattttactatcaataaatttataatagccttcatcgctgatgctatatattattaccggtgTCATAATAAATACTTCAGGGCATTTATCAATTACCGGCATTTAATTgatcaattttcagcatttggTAAACGCCgccaatgctatataattattacctacgtaacaatataaacgctgaaaaactacttatttactagcgtaaaattaatcaatggccGGCATTTGTTCAAACGAAATAAACACCAAAACACTCAATACTTTATCGGCGTAAACTTTATCAAGTGTCGATGTTTTGTGAAACGTCGCTGAtgcaatatattattaccggcggtATATTAAAAATGCCGGCAAACACGGTTAATATCACGgcgtataattaataaagtattgGCGTTTGTGTAAACGccaccaaaaatatatattattaccggcgtaacAATCTAAATGCCGGGAAACTACTATTTTCCCAGCTCATAATTGCTATCTTGGCGGCGTTGTTATAAATGCCGCTAAACCTATACATTATTACCGGCGTAAAAATTTAAACGCcgggaatctcaataatttaccgGCGGAAACATTAAGCGCGGGTACATTTTTATATCTACCGGCGCATAAATAAACGCCGCGGATATAAACGTCGccaattttgcttttttttgtagtgtgactttccattttgaattttcaaaaaccGCTCAAATGCACTTCCCCACCATCCTCCGAAACCAAGATACCTTTTTCAGATCTAATAAAGAAACATACTCATCCCCAATatattttgcatgaaaaaaCTGAGAGCATAGATCATCCCAGTCATAACCTTAGGAGATGcttagtagtgaaatgatttgtgaataatagtaaaatggttTAAGTTATAATGTTTTAcggaattttagaaaatgagagagaaaaaattaaataaaaagttataaagttaaaaaattattaaaaaattataaattgtcTGCCTCCTTCATGCCTCAATCCTCATTGCATTCTTGCCTCCAACACCGATCACTTACCAATCGATGACCTAGCCTAGTCCTCTCAGTCGGCTGTCTCCAAAAGAAAATTTGCTCCTCTAGCATTCACCAAGTAAGCGTTTTGGCTTTAAATCACAACAAAGAGAACTAGGTCACCGAGAGATCCAAAACTATCAATTTTCATTAATTGCCATTACTTATATATTTGTCATTTGATGCACTTTGAAGACTTTTaacccatcttttttttttctttttttccttttttttaagaagaactAGAAGCCACACACATTGTAGCCCCgtcccaaatttattaaaaaccctcacttatggcggaggaaaaccgtggttacaaccCAAGGCCTGAGGGCTACAAAAATACCAAAACCTAGACctaaaaacccataaaaaaactcaaaaacaaaACATTGGCCCTacgaaaacaaaaccaaaacctCGAAGCAGAACCTACAAAAGACAAACCTGCACGAACAAGATTAAGAAAGGAAATAGCGGAGTGCAAAGAGGGACATACCTGGAGATAAAGACAAAGCCAGTAACATCTAGCAACATCTTCGAATTTTCCGAAGGTAAGGGAAACCTCCTTTATCCAGCTGGATATTACCTCTAATGTGAGTAGGCAACTCTGATAAGGAAGACCAGAAAACAGTTTGACCATTGGCACCCAGTTTGGCAAAGCCATCCGCGACCGAATTACATTCCCTAAAGCAGTGACCAAGAGAGACATGAAGCCTAGCTAGACGACTTTGAATTTCATCCCAATAATCTTCCATGTACCAAAGGCCACAGCGTTTGTTTCTCAACCAGTTAAGGACTAACATGGAATGAAGTTCAATTTCCACTGATACAACACCCAATAAACCAATGTGACGAAGTCCATGAAGTAAACCCATCAACTCTGCATGATTATTAGAGTTATGCCCTATTTCAACTGCAAACCCACAAAGCATGTTCCCTTTATCATCCCGAATAATGCCACCGGCACCTGAAGGACCTGGATTACCAAGAGAACACCCATCCACGTTCAATTTAACCCAACCCTGCTTAGGAGACTTCCATTTAACCAGAATAACTATCTCTTTTCTCATTCATATTAATAGGCATACTGAAACAATGTAGAACTCCTTCATCTTGCTTAGAGAGCAAATTAACATCCTTAATCTTTAATGTAATACAGGAGAcccaatatttgatagaacacCACACCTGTTGAACCGATTCCAGCAAACCTTCCATCCTGGCCTTACAACGTCGACCCCATAAACGCCAAGTTATGATGTTCGGAAGAAGACCCAACAATTGACCAGAGCGAGTAGAATTTTTTGCCCGCCTATACCAACACTCCACCTACTGTCTCCAACTCCAACCTTCCCTCCAAGGAATACCAAGCACCACCGAACAAATACACCAAATTTTTTCAGCAAAATTACCTCTCGCAAGACTATGATTAAGATCTTCATACTTAGGTTCAGAGCAACAATCGCAACGGGAGGCAATAGGAATACCTATTCTACGGATTCTGTCATCCACCGGGAGGCAATCATGAATGGCTTTCCACATAGTAATCGACATCTTCTTGGGAAGGGCAGGATGCCAGACCCATTTTGCCCAAGGGAAATCTGGGCCCCTCGTTCGAATACAATTCCAAGCACTTTTGGTAGAGAAAAGCCCATCAGCATTAGGGAGCCAAATCAGAACATCCTTCCCATTATTAACCCGGCCCAATTGCAAAATAAGATCCTCAGCTTTTTGATGACCAACCAACCGAGTAAACAGATCCATATTCCAGCCCAACCCAGATTTGCAATCTTTCAATTTAAGGTTCGGCATATCTGAAATCCGAGTATTAGTACCAAGAGGGCCATCATCAGCCCACTTATCAAGCCAAAAATGGATTTTACCCTCCCGCACTTTCCATTTAGAATTAGCTTGCACTAAAGGAATATTCTGCAAAATTATCTTCCAAGAAATAGAACCTTTCGTAGAGTCCACCATAGAGATATGTTTGTcaccaacatatttagcatgaaaaaAATTGGACCAAAGAGAAGTACCTTGCAAAAAATTCCAAGCTAACTTCATGTGGAGAGAAGATTGCACATCTTGGAGACTACGAATGCCCAACCCTCCTTCCGAGACAGGCTTACAAATGTCCATCCAAGAACGCCATTTTTTCTTAGCTTTCCCATCTCTGACACCCCAAAAAAATGTACTAATGATTCTTTGCAATTTCTCAATCACGGCTTTAGGAGTCCTTAAGATAGAAAGACTATGTACGGGTATGCTTTGGAGGACATGTTTAATAAGAATCAACCGCGCCCTGCTAGATAACAATCTGGTTTGCCAACCCTCCAATCTGGTCTGAACTTTAGCAATCAAATCATCAAAGTGAGCAATCTTCAATCTTCCAGAAATAATAGGAACtcccaaatatttaaaaggaaaaattccTTCCGTAAAACCAGTGAACCGAAGAAGAGCCCGACGTCTAGAAGCAGAAACCTGAGAAGAGAAATAAATAGAAGATTTGTTTTTGCTAACTGCTTGCCCCGACCACTGTTCATACTTCCTCAACACATCAATAATAGCTTTCAAGGATGCCTTGCCCCCATTACAGAAAAGAACTATATCATTTGCATAAAGAAGGTGAGAAATAATAGGAGTACCCCTAGGATGATAAAACGGAACAATCTTACCCATATGTATCTGATTTTTTATCATCCTCGAAATGATTTCCTCCACAATAATGAATAGACAAGGAGATATggggtcaccttgtctcaacCCATGACCACCTTTGAAAAAACCTTTGGGAACCCCATTCATGACTATAGAGAACCAGGGATTAGTGATACAGTGACGAATCATCAGGCAAAAAAAATCAGAGAAAACAAAAGCTTTAAGAACATGCATAAGAAAAGGCCAGTCCACCGTATCATAAGCCTTAGCCATGTCAATCTTCAAAGCAACATTCCCACCATGAGCTGGTTTATTAATAGCATGAATCATCTCTTGCGTCAaacttatattttcaaaaatgctacGGCCCGAAAGGATGGTTCCTTGTTCAGGAGAAATGATTTTATCAAGCAGGGgtgaaagatgattaaccatGATTTTGGTGCAAATTTTATAGAACACATTGCACAAGCTGATCGGcctaaacttatcaaaacttgTCGGATTATCCACCTTCGGAATTAAAACCATGAAAGTTGCATTAAAAAACCAAGGAAGAGCCTTGCCACAGAAAAATTCCGCCACCGCATCAACTACATCGGCACCTACAATATGCCAACAAGAACGATAGAAACCCGACCCAAACCCGTCAGGCCCCGGGCTACTATCTTCCGGAATGGAGCAAAGAGCATCAAATACTTCCTGAGAAGACGGAACACGAGTAATAATATCATTATCGCTCTGAGATATAATAGGTTGGACAAAATCCCCCAGGTTAGGCTCTTGACAACCGTTACCAGCCTGCAAGAATTGAGAAAAGTAGGATATAGCCCCTTCGTGAATCTAATCTGGAGAGGAGAGAATAGTACCATCCTCTAGTTTCATCTCTAAAACCTCTTTATGATTCCGACGACTAACAGCacggaaaaaaatagaattagcTTCACCCTTCTGAATCCAGCCTTGTTTAGCAATTTGGGCTAAGCGCTTTTCTTCCCTGTCCAACCATGCTGAGAGATCCAACTATGTAGCAACCAGATCATCCTCCACCTCGTTCGAATAATCAGATTGTAATCTAACTTCCAAGCCCTTTATCCGATCCTCAAGGTCCGCTATATGAATATCAGTTCTACCAAAAATATGCTTGTTCCAAGATCTCAAAACAATTTTAAGTCTTTTAAGTTTAGTGACAAGAATATATAAACGAGACCCCTCAACAACATCTCCATTCCAGGAATTTAAGACACAATCAAAAAAGTTAGCATGAGAAACCCACATTTtctgaaatttaaaagaaggATATCCATACCTGACAGGCTGATTTTCCAGCGCAACTGCCATAGGTGCATGATCAGAGGAGGTGCGCGCCAAGTATTCCATATTAACATCGGGAAAAACATGAGCTAAAGCAGCTATATTAAGGAAACACCGATCAAGACGAACCCAATGTCTGGAAATTCCTGAATGACCGTTACACCAAGAAAGAGAACTGCCACGGAAAGGCATATCAAGGATCCCACAAGAATCCACCCAACCATTAAACTCCTCCATGGCCAAAGCCAGCCGTGGCCTACCGCCTCTTCTTTCCGAGTCATTtctgataatattaaaatctcccaGCACCATCCAAGGTAAATTATGAGTATTAGCATCTATCAATGAACCCAACACCTTCGCTCCAAGTAGGAGCATTTCGCATAAACAAAAGTAATGCAAAGGTCATTCAAACTATTGATACGAATAGTCAAAAATTGGTCTCCCATAGCATCAACAGCTAGATTTAAATCCTGAGACCAAAACAACCATAGCTTACCGCCATCTTCAAAATTAGAGCAACATCTATCAAAACCCAATCTATCACACCACATATCTAAACGAGAATTACTAACCTTAGGCTCAGCAATAGCAAAGAGTTTAGGATGTAGTTTCGATACCAATTTTTTAAGCCGCTTCCTCAACTTACCAACACCCCGAGCATTCCAATACAAGTAAGATATCTTCATAAATTAAGGCGAGAGGGTTTGCTTACAACCCTAGATGAGCCCCTTAATTTAATACCTTTCCTGTGACGTTCTTTTTCTGATTGAATATCTGAGTCTGATGCCGCAAGTTTTTTCTTAGCAATATGTTCCGTAACTTCTTCTGAATCCGTATCTGAATAAACGTGCCCATCAAAAACATCATGGTCTTGTTCCGTATCTACATAGGCTGGGTCACTTCCGTCCTGGGCACTAATCCCATCTATGTTCGGTATTTCTTGGTTCAACATGAGTGCTTCCTCCACAAGAGTTACATCCGTATTTGTATCGCCCATATGCGAGTTGATTCCCGTTTCCAACTCTTCATGGATAACTATCTGTCGTGAGCCTTCAATAATCGGAGCATCATGTAACCCCTCCATATGAGAGACCATCTCGTTAACTGCTGTAGCATCAACTGTAGAATTTTCAGGATTGATCTGTTTAACATCTAAAACTTTGTTCGTCTCTACAGCTGTATCTTCAACCTCTCCATCTCAACCTGTTTCGTATGACCCTCCCTTTCCGAGTTTTCTAGATGAAGCTCATTAGACTGGGTTCCAATCTCTTGCACCAGTTTTTCACCCATCTTACTAGACTCGCCTTTTTGCACTATAATGGTAGGTTGctcatctttcttttccttaatcACCCAAGTCAGAGTTGGTTTTTCATTCTCATAGTTTTCCTTCAGCTTTACATTCTGTTTTTTGCCTTGCCATTTGCAAGTTTTATCATTATGGTCTGATAAAAACTTTGAGGAATTCTGGGTGTACCTATCCACAAGGCTTTGATCGGTTCTTTTGTAACATCCATCTCTACACATAGTCTGGCTCCATCCGTGCGAGTAGCGCATCTAGTAGGATTATCCCTCTTAAGAAATCTGCCAATTGGAGCCGTAATGTTGCGCAGAAAAGATTCGTGGTAGAAGTTTGGAGGAAGACCCGGCAGAGTAATCCACACCGGGACACAAATAGGTTCTTGGTCTTCATGAAAATTGGTGGTCCAGTGAAAAACTCTATATGGAACTCCATTAATCTCACAGCTTTCACGTGCAAAGGCCTTCACAAAATCATCATCCAGTGATAGACGTACAAAAACATTCCGTGGCTTCCGCATCGATGAGACGATCGGTTGGTTCGATAATCCCTATCTGGCTTTGATGAATGATCTGATGGAGTCCAGGGATGGTCTTTGCCGTAGAAACTTTAAAACcagagagaattgaaaaggaatAGCCGATCTATCCAGTTCATCCTTTGAAAATACCACACATACCTCACCGTCAACAGTTTTATGAGATCTAAAGGGAACCACAACCTCAAGAATGGGCTGAGGAGATTCTAAAACCATATCTGCGAAAGTTCTGAGGCGTGTAACAATGGCCGAATTGGCCTGGAGGCCATCGGCTGCAGCCATGCATGAAGAAACCCTACACGCTCACGTT
This genomic interval from Carya illinoinensis cultivar Pawnee chromosome 10, C.illinoinensisPawnee_v1, whole genome shotgun sequence contains the following:
- the LOC122278693 gene encoding uncharacterized protein LOC122278693, giving the protein MVSHMEGLHDAPIIEGSRQIVIHEELETGINSHMGDTNTDVTLVEEALMLNQEIPNIDGISAQDGSDPAYVDTEQDHDVFDGHVYSDTDSEEVTEHIAKKKLAASDSDIQSEKERHRKDWVLIDVALILKMAVLGSLIDANTHNLPWMVLGDFNIIRNDSERRGGRPRLALAMEEFNGWVDSCGILDMPFRGSSLSWCNGHSGISRHWVRLDRCFLNIAALAHVFPDVNMEYLARTSSDHAPMAVALENQPVREEKRLAQIAKQGWIQKGEANSIFFRAVSRRNHKEAGNGCQEPNLGDFVQPIISQSDNDIITRVPSSQEVFDALCSIPEDSSPGPDGFGSGFYRSCWHIVGADVVDAVAEFFCGKALPWFFNATFMVLIPKVDNPTSFDKFRPISLCNVFYKICTKIMVNHLSPLLDKIISPEQGTILSGRSIFENISLTQEMIHAINKPAHGGNVALKIDMAKAYDTVDWPFLMHVLKAFVFSDFFCLMIRHCITNPWFSIVMNGVPKGFFKGGHGLRQGDPISPCLFIIVEEIISRMIKNQIHMGKIVPFYHPRGTPIISHLLYANDIVLFCNGGKASLKAIIDVLRKYEQWSGQAVSKNKSSIYFSSQVSASRRRALLRFTGFTEGIFPFKYLGVPIISGRLKIAHFDDLIAKVQTRLEGWQTRLLSSRARLILIKHVLQSIPVHSLSILRTPKAVIEKLQRIISTFFWGVRDGKAKKKWRSWMDICKPVSEGGLGIRSLQDVQSSLHMKLAWNFLQGTSLWSNFFHAKYVGDKHISMVDSTKGSISWKIILQNIPLVQANSKWKVREGKIHFWLDKWADDGPLGTNTRISDMPNLKLKDCKSGLGWNMDLFTRLVGHQKAEDLILQLGRVNNGKDVLIWLPNADGLFSTKSAWNCIRTRGPDFPWAKWVWHPALPKKMSITMWKAIHDCLPVDDRIRRIGIPIASRCDCCSEPKYEDLNHSLARGPSGAGGIIRDDKGNMLCGFAVEIGHNSNNHAELMGLLHGLRHIGLLGVVSVEIELHSMLVLNWLRNKRCGLWYMEDYWDEIQSRLARLHVSLGHCFRECNSVADGFAKLGANGQTVFWSSLSELPTHIRGNIQLDKGGFPYLRKIRRCC
- the LOC122278694 gene encoding uncharacterized protein LOC122278694 yields the protein MRKPRNVFVRLSLDDDFVKAFARESCEINGVPYRVFHWTTNFHEDQEPICVPVWITLPGLPPNFYHESFLRNITAPIGRFLKRDNPTRCATRTDGARLCVEMDVTKEPIKALWIGKKQNVKLKENYENEKPTLTWVIKEKKDEQPTIIVQKGESSKMGEKLVQEIGTQSNELHLENSEREGHTKQVEMERLKIQL